In Haloarcula halophila, the genomic window GTCGACGCAGGCGCTCGATGACGTCTCGTTCTCGGTGTCGGAGGGCGAGTTCTGCTGTGTCGTCGGTCCCTCGGGGTGTGGGAAGACGACGCTGTTGCGAGCAATCGCCGGGCTTGACGATCCGGATGGTGGGTCGATACTGGTCGGTGGAGATCCGGTTACCGGTCCTGGGCTGGACAGGGGGATGGTCTTTCAGGAGTACGCGCTGTTCCCGTGGCGAACCGTCCGCGGGAATATCCGGTTTGGCCTTGACCGGCCCGCCTGTGACTGTCCCGACTGCGAGGGACGGGTCCGGGAGTTAATCGACCTGGTAGGGCTCGACGGCTTCGAGGACGCGTACCCGAAGGAGCTGTCCGGCGGCATGAAACAGCGCGTCGGTATCGCTCGCGCGCTCGCCCCCGATCCAGAGATCCTCTTGATGGACGAACCGTTCGGTAGTGTTGACGCTCGGACGCGCGACCGCTTGCATGCCGAATTGCTCGATATCTGGACGCAAACCGGACAGACCGTCGTGTTCGTCACCCACGACATCGACGAGGCAGTGACCCTCGCTGATCGCGTGGTCGTCATGGATGCCGACCCGGGAACCGTGCAGTCGACGTTCTCTATTGACTTAGAGCGCCCACGTGAACGGACCTCTCGTGACTTCGTGGACCACGTCGCGCGAATTAGGGATGCGCTCGGAAGTCCTGTCGACACTAGCCACTGATACGCTCTTACAGCAAGATTATTAACAGCGATTTACTAGACCGCTATCTCTATTATCTTCGAGACAATTTTTAATATATGCCCATCGTGAGCTCCTCGATGACGGAGCGACTCCGGGACGATCTCGATACGTTTGCGGAAGAACACGGCTACACCGGACGAAGTGAGGTCATCCGCGAAGCGTGCCAGTCGCTGCTCGAAGAGTACCAAGAGACAGACGACGAGGATCGGCGGGTATTGGCGACAGTTACGGCTGTCTTCGGATACGACGAGCCGGAGATCGAACGCCGGATGATGGATATCCGCCACGAATTCGAAGCGTCAATCCGGTCGAACTCCCACACCTGCCTCGAAGGCAACGCCGGCTGTGTCGAGACGTTCGTCATCGAAGCCGCGTACGACGACGTCCTGCGATTCATCGGAACCGTTCGAGGAGCAGACGAGTCAGTTTCAGTCGAATACACGGTCGTACCTGTCGATGCCATGAACGAACAGATCCGCGAGTAATAGGTTCGAAATCACTTGCGGCGACGGAAGTTAGCTCCCTTCTCTATCAAGACGAACCGCCATTCTACGCTATGATTGTTATCTACTGTGGGCTAGTACAGCAACTTTATTATAATCGCTACCAAAATTGGCAAAACAGAGATGGCACACATTCACCTCGGAGAAGGCTCGTTCCCGCTATGGGCACTGGTACTCTGGACGCTGCTTGGCGCCGGACTGATCAGTGCCGTCGTCTACCGAGTTCGGAAGGGCGGCATCAAGACACACCAGATAGCGCTCGCGGGCATCGGAGCGGCCGCGAGCTTCGCGATCTTCCAGTTGAACATCCCCGTGTGGGGTGGCATCCACATGAACCTCACTGGCCTCGTGGGGATTCTTGCTGGCCCGCTGCTCGGAGCGCTCATCGCACTGGTCGTCAATATTTTTTCGGCAGCGCTCGGCCACGGTGCAGTCGGCCTCCTCGGGGCGAATACGCTCGTCAACGCGAGCGAAGCCATCGTCGCCTACTACGCGTTCAAGACGCTGATGGGGATGGACTGGGACGTCTTCCCCGCCAGCGCCAGTGCCGCGACGCTCGGCCTCTCGGCGGGCGCGTTCCTGATGGGAGCGATCATCGTCGTCAGCGGCGTGAACGGAAGCGCGCTCCCCCGTGGTGATCTGACGATTGCCGTCGCTGGTCTCGTCGGGCTCAACCTCGGCGTCGCCGTCATCGAGGGGATCCTGACGGGCTTCATCGTCCAGTTCCTCGCGTCCGTCCGCCCCGACCTCGTCGGCCTCGCCGACCGTGACACCCAGGAGGAGCCGACCGGGGTGACGGCCTGATGCAGCGCTGGAAGCAGTACGGCGGCCTCCTCGGACTGTTCGCAGCCTTCCTCGCAGCCGGCTACTGGGGCTTCACCGCAACCGGCGGCGCACTGCCGTGGGCCAAACGCTCAGCGAAAGCCCTCCAGCGCGGTGTGCAGGAGGGTGGCGGTTCGCTTGTCGACTTCGGCCGCGGTATCGTGGTGGCCGGCCCCATTCGGAAGGGCGGAATGATGCTCGAATTCGGCGCGATCGTCCTCGTACTGGTTGTCCTCGGTATCGGACTGTACGTCTACGTCGACCGCTACGGTGGCTTCGAGGACGGAGAACGCCCAGCTCGGTAACCGTGACGACACTCTCGAACCACGTTCCCGATCCGCGGCTCATCACGGCGTTCGCCGAACGGCGAGACGGACCGTTACACCGCGTCAATCCATGGACGAAGGTCGGTGTCGTCGGTGCACTCGTCCTCGCCGTCACGGTGTTCGACCGCCTTGCGCTCCTGGCCGGACTATACGGAGCCGTACTGGTGGTCTATGGACTCGCGGGACTGCCATACCGACGACTCGCTGGCTGGTACACGCTCCCGATGCTATTCATCGTCTCGGTCGCCGGGCCGCTGGCGTTTCTCGAACCGGGAACGCCGATCGGTGGCGCACTCTCGACGCCGCTCGGTGAACTTTCTGTCACGTGGGCAGGGCTCGTGCTCTTCGGGGAGCTCAGCTGTCGATCACTCACGGTCGTCACGTTCGCCCTGATGGCGTCGATGACGACTAAATACACCGACGTGGCGTACATGCTCGGGCGGTTGCTCCCACGGCCGATTGACCAGATCGCGCTGCTCACCTATCGGTTCACGTTCGTCATGATCGAGACGCTTGAGGATCTGTGAAAGCCGCGCTCTCTCGGGGTGCGAACTTCTCGGAGTTCTGGTCGAACAAACGGCTGTACGCGAGAATCCTCGGCATGACGATGCTGTCGGCAATCGAGCAGTCAGAACGACTCGTCAAGTCGATGGAAGCCCGTGGCTACAACGGCGACATCACGCTGTACGGCGACGTCTCGCGGCCACCGATCCACGAACTATTCATCGTGGTCGGTTCGTATGTTGCCGTCGTCGGCTACGCAGCGGTCGCGGTCTACGGGGTGAGACTGTGAGTCGAGACGATTCACCGCTCGTCGATCTTCAGTGTGAGGCCCACACCTACCCCGACGGGACGGTCGGCATGCACGATGTCGACTTCTCGGTGTACCCCGACGAAGTCGTCGCACTCGTCGGCGGCAACGGTGCCGGGAAGTCGACGCTACTCGAACACCTGAACGCGACGCTCGTTCCCGACGACGGCGAACTCGTCGTCGACGGCACGCCGATCACCGAAGACAACAAGGCACACGCACGGAGAGAAGTTGGCTTCGTCTTCCAGGACGCC contains:
- a CDS encoding CopG family ribbon-helix-helix protein, which gives rise to MTERLRDDLDTFAEEHGYTGRSEVIREACQSLLEEYQETDDEDRRVLATVTAVFGYDEPEIERRMMDIRHEFEASIRSNSHTCLEGNAGCVETFVIEAAYDDVLRFIGTVRGADESVSVEYTVVPVDAMNEQIRE
- a CDS encoding energy-coupling factor ABC transporter permease, producing the protein MAHIHLGEGSFPLWALVLWTLLGAGLISAVVYRVRKGGIKTHQIALAGIGAAASFAIFQLNIPVWGGIHMNLTGLVGILAGPLLGALIALVVNIFSAALGHGAVGLLGANTLVNASEAIVAYYAFKTLMGMDWDVFPASASAATLGLSAGAFLMGAIIVVSGVNGSALPRGDLTIAVAGLVGLNLGVAVIEGILTGFIVQFLASVRPDLVGLADRDTQEEPTGVTA
- a CDS encoding cobalamin transport operon protein, which encodes MQRWKQYGGLLGLFAAFLAAGYWGFTATGGALPWAKRSAKALQRGVQEGGGSLVDFGRGIVVAGPIRKGGMMLEFGAIVLVLVVLGIGLYVYVDRYGGFEDGERPAR
- a CDS encoding ABC transporter ATP-binding protein translates to MALSSDSSTGRDSREKITIQNVSRSYESTQALDDVSFSVSEGEFCCVVGPSGCGKTTLLRAIAGLDDPDGGSILVGGDPVTGPGLDRGMVFQEYALFPWRTVRGNIRFGLDRPACDCPDCEGRVRELIDLVGLDGFEDAYPKELSGGMKQRVGIARALAPDPEILLMDEPFGSVDARTRDRLHAELLDIWTQTGQTVVFVTHDIDEAVTLADRVVVMDADPGTVQSTFSIDLERPRERTSRDFVDHVARIRDALGSPVDTSH